Proteins from one Legionella taurinensis genomic window:
- a CDS encoding AI-2E family transporter, translating into MNDNHKELISIGLTISIVLLALFIIHRFIPSIVWAAIIAIATYPLYKRWRHFFASQDTWAALLFTTLLALLFILPLSWLVSLLVKESQLFINYLQTLNKDGGAAPGMLKQIPIIGNELTTYWNDNIGKPGSVRNLLSNMHLSLTPASYYIKQIGINLAHRGFQVGFTLLTLFFFFRDGDTLYKQISQIGEYCLGARWFRFSARLPSALRGTVNGTIVVGLGVGVLMGICYELVDFPAPTLIGFVTALAAMIPFVAPVVFVVVALVLIASGSMVSAIIVLVWGTLVMFVADHFVKPVLIGGAIELPFLAVLFGILGGVETLGLLGLFIGPMIMVLFITLWQEPQALHARNAGPELADKPL; encoded by the coding sequence ATGAATGATAATCACAAAGAATTAATCAGTATTGGTTTGACTATCAGTATTGTGCTGTTGGCGCTTTTTATTATTCACCGCTTTATCCCGTCGATTGTCTGGGCAGCGATTATTGCCATCGCCACTTACCCCCTTTACAAGCGGTGGCGCCATTTTTTTGCTTCCCAGGATACCTGGGCTGCCTTGTTGTTTACCACCCTGTTGGCTTTGCTGTTCATCCTGCCTTTAAGCTGGTTAGTCAGTCTGCTGGTGAAGGAATCGCAATTATTCATCAATTACCTCCAGACACTGAACAAAGACGGCGGAGCCGCGCCGGGCATGCTAAAGCAAATTCCAATCATTGGCAATGAATTGACCACTTACTGGAATGACAACATCGGTAAGCCGGGGAGTGTCCGAAACCTGCTGTCCAACATGCACCTGTCCTTGACTCCCGCGAGTTATTACATCAAACAAATCGGCATCAATCTGGCGCATCGTGGTTTTCAGGTGGGTTTTACCCTGTTGACTTTGTTTTTCTTTTTCCGTGATGGTGACACGCTGTATAAACAGATCAGCCAGATTGGCGAATACTGTCTGGGGGCGCGCTGGTTTCGTTTCTCAGCCCGTCTGCCGTCCGCGCTTAGGGGAACAGTCAACGGGACTATCGTCGTGGGTTTGGGTGTTGGTGTTTTAATGGGCATCTGTTACGAACTGGTTGATTTCCCGGCCCCCACGCTCATTGGATTTGTTACCGCACTTGCGGCGATGATCCCTTTTGTAGCCCCTGTGGTTTTTGTCGTGGTCGCTCTGGTTTTGATTGCCAGCGGCAGCATGGTCAGCGCCATCATTGTGCTGGTTTGGGGCACCCTTGTCATGTTTGTCGCAGACCATTTTGTTAAACCGGTACTCATTGGCGGTGCGATAGAACTTCCCTTTCTGGCGGTTCTCTTTGGCATCCTTGGCGGAGTCGAAACCTTAGGCCTGCTGGGATTGTTTATCGGACCGATGATCATGGTGTTGTTTATTACTCTGTGGCAGGAACCCCAGGCCTTGCACGCGCGTAATGCAGGACCAGAATTAGCGGACAAGCCCTTGTAA
- the glyA gene encoding serine hydroxymethyltransferase produces the protein MFDNQFTIAGFDDELWQAIQAEKQRQEDHIELIASENYASPRVLEAQGSVLTNKYAEGYPGKRYYGGCEWVDVAENLAITRARQLFGADYVNVQPHSGSQANAAVMMALLNPGDVILGMSLPDGGHLTHGSKVNFSGKLYEAIGYGVDANTGLIDYDALEQLALTHKPKMIIAGFSAYSRILDWARFRAIADKVGAYLMADVAHVAGLIAAGLYPSPVPFADVVTTTTHKTLRGPRGGMILARANEDIEKKLNSSVFPGMQGGPLMHVISAKAVAFAEALQPEFKAYQEQVLANARVMAEVLTSRGYPIVSGGTENHLLLVNLIDKGITGKEADAALGRANITVNKNAVPNDPRSPFVTSGLRLGTPAVTTRGFKEREIKVLSEWICDILDDIQNESLISLVKSKVIHLCHEFPVYR, from the coding sequence ATGTTTGATAACCAGTTTACTATCGCAGGATTTGATGACGAACTGTGGCAGGCCATCCAGGCGGAAAAACAGCGTCAGGAAGATCACATTGAGCTGATTGCCTCGGAAAATTATGCCAGCCCGCGTGTCCTTGAAGCGCAAGGCTCTGTGCTGACTAACAAATACGCTGAAGGTTATCCGGGCAAACGGTATTATGGCGGGTGCGAATGGGTGGACGTGGCGGAAAATTTAGCCATCACCCGAGCCAGGCAGTTGTTCGGCGCGGATTATGTCAACGTGCAGCCTCATTCCGGTTCTCAGGCCAATGCGGCGGTAATGATGGCGCTGCTTAACCCGGGCGATGTGATTTTAGGCATGTCCCTGCCTGATGGCGGTCATTTGACGCACGGCTCCAAAGTTAATTTTTCCGGCAAACTTTATGAGGCGATCGGTTACGGTGTGGATGCCAATACCGGTTTAATTGATTATGATGCGCTGGAACAGCTCGCGCTGACTCATAAACCCAAAATGATCATTGCCGGTTTTTCGGCCTACTCACGGATTCTTGATTGGGCGCGTTTCAGAGCCATTGCTGACAAGGTCGGGGCATACCTGATGGCCGATGTCGCCCATGTGGCGGGACTCATTGCGGCAGGTCTTTATCCCTCACCCGTTCCGTTTGCCGACGTGGTGACCACGACAACCCATAAAACCCTGCGCGGCCCCCGCGGTGGTATGATTTTAGCCCGTGCCAATGAAGACATTGAAAAGAAACTGAATTCGTCTGTTTTTCCCGGCATGCAGGGTGGCCCCCTGATGCATGTGATTTCGGCCAAGGCGGTTGCATTTGCTGAAGCCTTGCAACCTGAATTCAAAGCGTATCAGGAACAAGTTTTAGCCAATGCCAGAGTCATGGCGGAAGTTCTAACAAGCCGCGGTTATCCTATTGTGTCAGGCGGCACGGAAAACCACCTGCTTCTTGTGAATCTGATTGACAAAGGCATCACGGGCAAAGAGGCCGATGCCGCGTTGGGTCGTGCCAACATCACGGTGAACAAAAACGCAGTCCCTAATGATCCGCGCTCACCGTTTGTGACCAGCGGCCTGCGTTTGGGTACACCGGCAGTAACGACTCGAGGATTTAAAGAAAGGGAAATCAAAGTCTTGTCGGAATGGATTTGTGATATTCTCGACGACATTCAGAATGAAAGCTTGATTTCGCTGGTGAAATCCAAAGTGATTCATTTATGCCATGAATTCCCGGTGTATCGTTAA
- the glnE gene encoding bifunctional [glutamate--ammonia ligase]-adenylyl-L-tyrosine phosphorylase/[glutamate--ammonia-ligase] adenylyltransferase, which yields MEADRALSCGIPQSLQHRTALFERHFASLNHPLRAAVCKLLVVSDYACHQLDTLTQLLKTDEGMNALSCEDYHRLANELLTQARPASFSRQLRQFRHRHFLRLLLREYAGFATTANTMASWSHCADALILTTLRFCHQDLVERYGMPCDAGGNPVCLYTIAMGKLGGQELNYSSDIDLIFAYSAAGHTQGPQSISNQQYFTKIVQMFMQLFQEPTPEGFVFRVDLRLRPNGESGALVSSLTALETYYQEQGRDWERYAMAKARVICAPEDEPPAWFERLIVPFVYRRYVDFSVIESLRSMKALIEREIQLNPRLNDIKRGLGGIREIEFVIQNIQLIRGGRLPPLRQPNALNALDALRRCKLLPRTGILREAYLFLRKLENCLQSENDQQTHALPTNPVKQDQIALAMEYESYDELLNRLHQFQRIVSTTFHTAMGKGDAYEDRERLLSHQLTSLWQGHVESAMAVNLLSSLGYRNAERCYQMIHAFRHAPRCRRLNQAARMRLDRFMVLLLQELTQVPDAESVLLQVMHLLENIVGRSAYLALLAENPQALKELLHWFAESPFITSLLVNYPFLMEVLLDKERNWRAPSRNQLAQQLQNQLSHVSEIDLQEDVLRQFKLTQWLLAARAEMDGRMDGVKAGRFLADVAEVIVIQVINHACRELSLRYPEMAGITHRFDVIAYGKLGSMEMNYNSDLDLVFVHDVPFEQEGLVNRLSQKIIHMLTTRSQFGILYAVDTRLRPSGSAGLLVSPLTAFLEYQRRQAWTWEHQALVRCRLLYGNRKSRHAFLQLKKDILLLPREWQKTAEEVQTMREKMSRNLAKVEGRDIKHARGGLIDLEFLVQFLVLCSTECSLARYTNTLQLLQQLAIAKKITPSRFNRLKEAYKTYHKWLHHQMLGLHADHKGLSGHQRHVRDISAAIYRLSRD from the coding sequence GTGGAGGCCGATCGCGCGCTTTCCTGCGGCATTCCCCAATCGCTGCAGCACAGGACGGCTTTATTTGAACGGCATTTTGCCTCGCTCAATCACCCTCTGCGTGCCGCGGTATGCAAATTGCTGGTCGTTAGCGATTATGCCTGTCATCAGCTGGATACCTTGACGCAGTTATTAAAAACGGACGAGGGCATGAACGCCCTTTCCTGTGAGGACTATCATCGGTTGGCCAATGAATTGCTGACGCAGGCAAGGCCGGCGTCGTTTTCACGGCAGCTTCGCCAGTTCCGCCACCGGCATTTTCTGCGTCTCCTGCTTCGCGAGTACGCCGGTTTTGCGACTACCGCAAACACCATGGCCAGTTGGTCTCATTGTGCTGATGCGCTTATTTTAACCACCCTGCGGTTTTGCCATCAGGACTTGGTGGAACGGTACGGCATGCCCTGCGATGCCGGAGGCAATCCTGTCTGTCTCTATACGATTGCCATGGGTAAATTAGGCGGGCAGGAACTCAATTATTCTTCCGACATCGATTTGATTTTTGCCTACTCCGCGGCCGGCCATACCCAGGGCCCGCAATCAATCAGTAATCAGCAGTACTTCACCAAAATCGTGCAGATGTTCATGCAATTGTTTCAGGAACCCACGCCTGAGGGATTCGTGTTTCGTGTGGATTTGCGTCTGCGGCCCAACGGTGAAAGCGGGGCATTGGTCAGTTCCTTGACGGCGCTTGAAACCTATTATCAGGAGCAGGGACGGGATTGGGAGCGCTATGCCATGGCTAAAGCGCGCGTTATCTGTGCACCGGAAGACGAACCACCAGCCTGGTTTGAGCGGCTGATAGTCCCTTTTGTTTATCGCCGCTATGTGGATTTTTCCGTGATTGAATCCTTGCGCAGCATGAAGGCTTTGATTGAGAGGGAAATTCAATTGAACCCCAGACTGAATGACATTAAACGGGGCCTTGGGGGAATACGCGAAATTGAATTTGTGATTCAGAATATCCAGTTGATTCGCGGCGGACGCCTCCCACCTCTGCGCCAACCCAATGCGCTGAACGCATTGGACGCGTTGCGGCGCTGCAAGTTGTTGCCGCGTACCGGTATTTTACGGGAAGCCTATCTTTTTTTACGCAAACTGGAAAATTGTCTGCAAAGCGAGAATGATCAACAAACCCATGCCTTACCGACTAATCCGGTTAAACAGGATCAAATCGCCCTGGCCATGGAGTATGAAAGTTACGATGAACTGCTGAATCGTCTGCATCAATTCCAACGGATTGTCAGTACCACCTTTCATACTGCCATGGGCAAGGGCGATGCGTATGAAGATCGGGAACGCCTGTTAAGCCATCAGTTGACCAGCCTTTGGCAGGGGCATGTGGAAAGCGCGATGGCGGTGAATCTGTTGTCCAGTTTAGGCTATCGCAATGCAGAACGCTGCTATCAGATGATCCATGCCTTTCGTCATGCGCCGCGATGCCGGCGTCTCAATCAGGCTGCACGCATGCGGCTTGATCGTTTTATGGTGCTGCTTCTGCAGGAATTAACCCAGGTTCCTGATGCCGAGTCGGTTTTATTGCAGGTCATGCACCTTCTCGAAAACATTGTAGGCCGCAGCGCTTACCTTGCGCTGCTGGCTGAAAATCCGCAGGCGTTGAAGGAGTTGCTCCACTGGTTTGCAGAAAGCCCGTTTATTACTTCCCTGCTGGTGAATTATCCTTTCTTAATGGAAGTGCTGTTGGATAAAGAACGCAATTGGCGTGCGCCCAGCCGCAATCAATTGGCTCAGCAACTTCAAAATCAATTAAGCCACGTCAGTGAAATTGACCTTCAGGAGGATGTTTTACGTCAATTTAAATTAACACAATGGCTGTTGGCAGCCCGTGCGGAAATGGATGGTCGCATGGATGGGGTTAAGGCCGGCCGCTTTTTAGCCGATGTGGCGGAAGTGATTGTGATCCAGGTGATTAATCACGCCTGTCGCGAGTTGAGCCTTCGTTACCCTGAAATGGCCGGGATCACCCATCGATTTGATGTAATTGCCTACGGTAAACTGGGCAGCATGGAAATGAATTACAATTCCGATCTCGACTTGGTTTTTGTTCATGATGTTCCCTTTGAACAGGAGGGACTGGTTAATCGCCTGTCGCAAAAAATCATCCACATGTTAACGACGCGGTCACAGTTCGGTATTCTTTATGCCGTGGATACCCGTCTGAGACCTTCGGGTTCTGCCGGTTTGCTGGTAAGTCCTTTGACAGCTTTTCTGGAGTATCAACGCAGACAGGCCTGGACTTGGGAACATCAGGCGCTGGTTCGATGCCGCCTGCTCTATGGTAACAGAAAAAGCCGCCACGCGTTTCTGCAATTGAAAAAAGACATCCTGTTATTGCCGCGTGAATGGCAGAAAACAGCAGAGGAAGTGCAGACCATGCGCGAAAAGATGAGCCGCAATCTGGCGAAAGTGGAAGGAAGGGACATTAAACACGCCCGGGGCGGGCTTATTGATTTGGAGTTTCTGGTGCAATTTTTAGTGTTATGCAGCACCGAATGTTCCTTAGCCCGCTACACCAACACCTTGCAGCTTCTTCAGCAACTGGCCATTGCTAAAAA
- a CDS encoding BON domain-containing protein: MFKTAKQLILVFSAAMIVACSSTPGSESTGEYLDSSALTAKVKASLIDELGTKGFSIQVKTFKDEVQLSGFVDSQRIKLRAGQIADSLNGVRHVRNDIIVR, encoded by the coding sequence ATGTTTAAGACAGCAAAGCAACTGATTCTGGTTTTCTCTGCCGCAATGATTGTCGCCTGTTCTTCGACACCAGGCAGTGAAAGCACTGGCGAATATTTAGACAGCTCGGCATTGACGGCCAAAGTCAAGGCCAGCCTGATTGATGAATTGGGAACCAAAGGCTTTTCCATTCAGGTGAAAACCTTTAAGGATGAAGTGCAGTTGAGCGGGTTTGTTGACAGTCAACGCATCAAACTGCGCGCTGGCCAGATTGCTGACAGCTTAAATGGCGTCAGGCATGTACGAAACGATATCATCGTCAGATAA
- a CDS encoding transporter substrate-binding domain-containing protein, with protein MMARLLLALLLLLALPVHSAGPPLVVAVDNFSPPFVLRGANSQLYGFDIAMMENICQRINRTCQYKPMPFNRLLDAVESGQAEAAVGSIIITSERLTQVNFSIPYLISESRFLGRTELAKEPFEIALFKNRKIGVEGGTVFPDVLASLISNPQIALYDNLDDVIVALHDGDIELALMDAPTALYWQSQSSGTLTALGKPFAYGFGLGVAVNRNNSVLLNQINRAITDYAASEAFKSDYQKYMSFF; from the coding sequence ATGATGGCCCGATTACTACTTGCTTTATTGCTGCTGCTGGCATTGCCTGTTCACTCGGCAGGCCCTCCTTTGGTGGTCGCCGTGGATAATTTTTCTCCGCCTTTTGTTCTTCGCGGAGCCAATTCGCAATTGTACGGTTTTGACATTGCCATGATGGAAAACATTTGTCAGCGAATCAATCGAACCTGTCAATACAAACCCATGCCCTTTAACCGCTTACTGGATGCCGTCGAAAGCGGGCAGGCCGAGGCGGCTGTGGGCTCCATTATTATCACTTCCGAGCGCTTGACCCAAGTGAATTTTTCCATCCCCTACCTCATCAGTGAATCACGTTTTCTAGGCCGCACGGAACTGGCGAAGGAACCCTTTGAAATTGCCTTATTCAAGAATCGTAAAATTGGCGTGGAGGGAGGAACGGTATTCCCGGATGTCCTGGCCAGTCTTATCAGCAATCCCCAAATTGCCCTCTATGATAATCTGGATGATGTGATTGTCGCCCTTCATGATGGCGACATTGAATTGGCTTTAATGGACGCACCCACGGCCCTCTACTGGCAAAGCCAATCCTCCGGCACCCTGACGGCCTTAGGTAAACCGTTTGCTTATGGTTTTGGTTTGGGCGTGGCCGTTAACCGCAACAATTCGGTTTTGTTAAACCAAATTAACCGGGCAATCACAGACTACGCAGCAAGCGAGGCTTTCAAGAGTGATTATCAGAAATACATGAGCTTTTTTTAA
- the thiL gene encoding thiamine-phosphate kinase yields the protein MNEFSLIDVYFKQPAIQRPEVIIGIGDDAACMEIPPHCQLLVSTDTLVAEVHFLSEWDAYDIACKAVMVNVSDMAAMGAEPCWMSLALTMPSLDERWLTRFSQGFHDSLKQYNIMLIGGDTTHGPLSMTLTIHGLVERGKAVKRSGAKPGDRIFVSGPLGAAAQAVAFLHQEGIDSQDKQTMMRLLMHPRPRVDLAPLLRTYASAAIDISDGLSADLNHICTQSGVRALLSLDAIPVHPLVVKYQQDKAIDFAIGGGDDYELCFTIPRENEAGFSQALQQAGLACFPIGVIEEGEGLYTTGDGQLRVLTPRGYSHF from the coding sequence ATGAATGAATTTTCCCTCATTGATGTCTATTTTAAACAGCCTGCCATTCAGCGGCCAGAGGTGATAATTGGTATTGGCGACGATGCGGCCTGCATGGAGATTCCTCCCCATTGCCAGTTGCTGGTCAGTACCGATACCCTGGTTGCAGAAGTCCATTTTTTAAGCGAATGGGATGCTTATGATATCGCCTGCAAGGCGGTGATGGTTAACGTCAGCGACATGGCGGCCATGGGAGCGGAACCCTGCTGGATGAGTCTTGCCTTAACGATGCCGTCGCTGGATGAGCGGTGGTTGACGCGTTTTTCTCAGGGGTTTCATGACTCATTAAAACAATACAACATCATGCTGATCGGCGGCGATACCACGCATGGCCCGCTCAGCATGACTTTAACCATTCACGGTTTAGTCGAAAGAGGGAAGGCGGTTAAACGCTCGGGGGCTAAGCCTGGCGATCGGATTTTTGTCAGCGGCCCGCTTGGCGCTGCCGCGCAGGCGGTTGCCTTTTTACACCAGGAGGGCATCGATAGCCAGGATAAGCAGACGATGATGCGCCTCCTGATGCACCCCAGACCCCGTGTCGATCTGGCACCCTTGTTACGAACCTATGCGTCGGCAGCCATTGATATTTCGGATGGGTTAAGTGCGGATTTAAATCACATCTGCACCCAAAGCGGTGTCCGTGCTTTACTTAGTCTGGATGCTATACCCGTGCATCCTTTGGTAGTAAAGTATCAACAGGACAAAGCCATTGATTTTGCTATTGGCGGCGGCGACGATTATGAACTCTGTTTCACCATTCCCAGGGAGAATGAAGCAGGCTTCAGCCAGGCACTGCAGCAAGCGGGCCTTGCCTGTTTCCCCATTGGCGTGATTGAGGAAGGTGAGGGACTCTACACGACAGGCGATGGTCAGCTCAGGGTATTAACGCCCCGCGGCTATAGCCACTTTTAA
- a CDS encoding phosphatidylglycerophosphatase A family protein, producing the protein MDRIELGNKVWQNPAYFIAFGFGSGLMPVAPGTWGTLAAIPVYLLIAASPLGFYLGFTVLAFILGVWVSDIVSKELGVEDFGGIVWDEVVGFLLTMIAVPVGTYWIIAGFLLFRLFDIVKPWPIRFFDERVKGGFGVMLDDALAAIPAWLVMQAFVWVFKA; encoded by the coding sequence ATGGATAGAATCGAACTTGGCAATAAAGTCTGGCAGAATCCCGCTTATTTTATCGCTTTTGGCTTCGGCAGCGGTCTTATGCCCGTCGCTCCGGGAACCTGGGGAACGTTGGCGGCCATTCCCGTTTACCTGCTTATCGCCGCATCGCCATTGGGGTTTTATTTAGGGTTTACCGTCCTCGCTTTTATTCTTGGCGTCTGGGTCAGCGACATCGTCTCGAAAGAATTGGGTGTGGAGGACTTTGGCGGCATTGTCTGGGATGAGGTCGTTGGGTTTTTACTCACCATGATCGCCGTTCCTGTGGGAACTTACTGGATTATTGCCGGTTTTTTGTTATTTCGCCTGTTTGATATTGTAAAACCCTGGCCTATCCGGTTTTTTGATGAACGGGTTAAAGGCGGTTTTGGCGTCATGCTCGATGATGCACTGGCGGCCATTCCAGCCTGGCTGGTGATGCAGGCATTCGTTTGGGTATTTAAAGCATGA
- the nrdR gene encoding transcriptional regulator NrdR, whose product MYCPFCQAEETKVIDSRLIAEGAQVRRRRQCLECHERFTTFETAELIMPLIVKRDGRREPFNINNLRSGMLRALEKRPVSVDALDEAVESIMQDIRRSGEREIDSRQVGEWVMKQLYRLDHVAYVRFASVYKRFKDVSDFRQTIDEMKDDHSS is encoded by the coding sequence ATGTATTGTCCATTTTGCCAGGCAGAAGAAACCAAAGTGATCGATTCGCGCCTGATCGCCGAGGGCGCTCAGGTACGAAGGCGGCGTCAGTGTCTCGAGTGTCACGAGCGCTTCACAACCTTTGAGACGGCAGAATTAATCATGCCGCTGATTGTCAAGCGCGATGGGCGGCGTGAACCTTTCAATATCAATAATCTGCGCTCAGGAATGCTCAGGGCACTGGAAAAAAGACCAGTCAGTGTCGATGCGCTGGACGAGGCGGTAGAAAGCATTATGCAGGATATCCGCCGCAGCGGGGAGCGGGAAATCGACTCCCGTCAGGTTGGTGAATGGGTCATGAAACAGCTGTATCGTCTTGATCATGTTGCTTATGTCCGATTTGCTTCCGTGTACAAACGTTTTAAAGACGTCAGTGATTTCAGACAAACCATTGATGAAATGAAAGACGACCACTCGTCATGA
- a CDS encoding class I SAM-dependent methyltransferase — protein MLKPNREAYLNLCTQFYDLSRPSPPEKAYQFYRSYVKEAKGLILEPMCGSGRFLLPLIEEGFNVHGFDASEHMVTALNAKAQMKNLEPFVWMDFVETLSRPTQYNLIFIPAGSFGLITPIDKIERSLKTLYEHLEDKGILLFEVETSFSLPPLGIWRGSIWERPDGNSIIASQLVTLNNSICHAVGRYELVEMNSITHTEIEEFKLRLYDNPSILIEILRQVGFKKIKLMKAYDRNEKPGQEDASILFECRK, from the coding sequence ATGCTAAAACCAAACCGTGAAGCTTACCTGAATCTTTGCACGCAATTTTATGATTTAAGCCGACCTTCTCCCCCGGAGAAGGCCTATCAATTTTACCGCTCCTATGTGAAAGAAGCGAAAGGGCTTATTCTCGAGCCGATGTGTGGTTCCGGACGCTTTTTACTGCCTCTCATAGAAGAAGGATTCAATGTCCATGGTTTTGATGCCAGCGAACACATGGTGACCGCGTTAAATGCCAAGGCACAGATGAAAAACCTCGAACCGTTTGTGTGGATGGATTTTGTCGAGACCTTGTCGCGCCCGACCCAATACAACCTCATTTTTATTCCCGCGGGTTCCTTTGGATTGATTACACCGATTGATAAAATTGAACGGTCACTCAAAACCCTCTACGAGCATCTCGAAGACAAGGGCATTTTACTGTTTGAAGTCGAAACCTCGTTTTCCCTGCCGCCTTTGGGCATCTGGCGCGGCTCCATTTGGGAAAGACCCGATGGCAACTCAATCATTGCCAGCCAACTGGTCACTCTGAACAATTCCATCTGCCATGCCGTTGGACGTTATGAATTGGTGGAAATGAATTCCATTACCCATACTGAAATCGAAGAATTTAAACTCAGGCTTTATGATAATCCCTCCATTTTGATTGAGATTTTAAGGCAGGTTGGCTTTAAAAAAATTAAACTAATGAAAGCCTACGATCGCAATGAAAAACCGGGTCAAGAGGATGCGTCTATCCTTTTTGAATGTCGAAAATAG
- a CDS encoding VOC family protein: MRLSFLNVENSQEAEAMESAQERQMFVNLPVKDLSRTIHFFKQLGFEFNPQFSDEKATCMVIGKHNFAMLLTEPFFKGFTPHHEIADAARSKEVLVAVSLESREAVDTMMKQAIAAGGKEYRPRQDMGWMYGCAFQDIDGHVWEPFYMDMNAMPDPMKKPD; this comes from the coding sequence ATGCGTCTATCCTTTTTGAATGTCGAAAATAGCCAGGAGGCAGAGGCGATGGAAAGCGCGCAGGAACGTCAGATGTTTGTGAATTTGCCGGTTAAGGATTTGTCCAGAACCATTCACTTTTTCAAGCAGCTGGGATTTGAATTCAATCCTCAATTCAGTGATGAAAAGGCAACCTGCATGGTGATTGGCAAGCATAATTTTGCCATGCTTCTGACGGAGCCCTTTTTCAAGGGATTTACGCCCCACCACGAGATAGCCGATGCAGCACGGAGCAAGGAAGTCCTGGTGGCGGTGTCCTTAGAGAGCCGTGAAGCGGTAGACACCATGATGAAACAGGCGATCGCCGCTGGCGGTAAAGAGTATCGTCCCAGGCAGGACATGGGATGGATGTACGGTTGTGCCTTTCAGGACATTGATGGCCATGTGTGGGAACCCTTCTACATGGACATGAACGCCATGCCGGACCCCATGAAAAAGCCGGATTGA
- the nusB gene encoding transcription antitermination factor NusB has translation MEKQSISGKRRARKLAVQALYQWSMSGHELSEIETQFRVANNMDKVDSDYFCRLLYGIPEKITAIESGIEPLLDRPITTLNPVELAVLRLGAFELLYCLEIPYKVVLDEAISLAREFGSQDGHRYVNGVLNNLARQARAIEINAGNE, from the coding sequence GTGGAAAAACAATCAATAAGCGGTAAGCGGCGTGCCCGTAAATTAGCGGTGCAGGCGTTGTATCAATGGTCCATGTCAGGCCATGAACTCTCGGAAATAGAAACTCAATTCCGTGTGGCGAATAACATGGACAAAGTGGACAGCGATTATTTCTGCCGTCTTTTATACGGCATCCCTGAAAAAATCACCGCGATAGAATCCGGGATTGAGCCTCTATTGGATAGGCCGATTACCACACTAAACCCGGTTGAACTGGCGGTTTTGCGTCTGGGCGCCTTTGAGTTGTTGTATTGCCTCGAAATCCCTTACAAGGTTGTACTGGACGAAGCCATTTCTTTAGCCAGGGAATTTGGCTCCCAGGATGGCCACCGTTATGTCAACGGCGTGCTGAATAATCTGGCACGGCAAGCCAGAGCCATTGAAATTAACGCTGGCAATGAATGA